One region of Mangifera indica cultivar Alphonso chromosome 3, CATAS_Mindica_2.1, whole genome shotgun sequence genomic DNA includes:
- the LOC123210481 gene encoding nudix hydrolase 8-like isoform X4, translating into MLSLMELKLFDPKSVSGIAHSRRPYSSAFSSFRYGVDVRFSPRLCSCRGDPEKLVGEDYVYRINGKYGASSILFSGDTRVLEASYDEYEGVVVDPEGLPATPDAFSSILRFSLTHWRRRQKKGVWLKLPLERAELVPVAVKEGFQYHHAEPGYVMLTYWIPEGPCMLPANATHHVGVGGFVINQNNEVLVVQEKYCNPAFADLWKLPTGFIHESEEIYQGAVREVKEETGVRNLIDTEFVEVVAFRHAHHLAFEKSDLFFVCMLTPLSADIQVDDFEIQAAKWMPLMEFVEQPLIQGDSMFKKITDICVARLKKRYCGLFPHQLVSAFDRQTSSLYYNDFDAQDSTCASN; encoded by the exons ATGTTGTCACTGATGGAGTTGAAACTATTCGATCCCAAGTCTGTATCTGGGATAGCTCACAGTAGAAGACCTTACTCGAGCGCCTTTTCCAGTTTCAGATATGGAGTTGATGTTAGGTTTTCTCCCAGATTGTGCTCTTGCAGAG GTGACCCAGAAAAACTCGTAGGAGAAGACTATGTTTATCGGATTAATGGAAAATATGGCGCCAGTTCAATTCTGTTTTCTGGAGACACAAGAGTACTCGAAGCTTCTTACGATGAATACGAAGGAGTTGTTGTTGATCCAGAGGGGTTACCTGCTACTCCTGATGCCTTTTCTTCTATCCTTCGTTTTTCTCTTACCCACTGGAGGAGGAGG CAGAAGAAGGGAGTTTGGCTCAAATTGCCGCTGGAACGAGCAGAACTTGTTCCAGTTGCTGTAAAG GAAGGGTTTCAATACCACCATGCGGAGCCAGGATATGTGATGTTAACCTACTGGATTCCTGAGGGGCCTTGCATGCTTCCTGCTAATGCTACTCATCATGTTGGGGTTGGAGGATTCGTCATCAACCAGAACAATGAG GTTCTTGTAGTGCAAGAAAAATACTGCAATCCAGCATTCGCTGATCTTTGGAAATTACCAACTGGTTTCATTCATGAG TCTGAGGAGATTTACCAGGGAGCTGTAAGAGAAGTCAAAGAAGAAACTGGTGTAAGAAACTTG ATTGATACTGAGTTTGTTGAAGTGGTAGCATTCAG GCATGCCCATCATTTGGCTTTTGAGAAGTCAGATTTGTTCTTTGTTTGCATGCTAACTCCCCTATCAGCTGACATCCAggttgatgattttgaaattcagGCAGCCAag TGGATGCCCTTAATGGAGTTTGTGGAGCAGCCGCTCATCCAAGGTGACAGCATGTTCAAGAAAATAACTGATATATGCGTAGCCAGGCTGAAGAAGCGATATTGCGGATTATTTCCTCATCAACTGGTTTCTGCATTTGACAGGCAGACATCGTCCCTCTATTATAATGACTTTGATGCACAAGACTCGACCTGTGCAAGCAACTGA
- the LOC123210481 gene encoding nudix hydrolase 8-like isoform X2, translated as MLSLMELKLFDPKSVSGIAHSRRPYSSAFSSFRYGVDVRFSPRLCSCRGAFPRVFVSSISENAYLTRKAIASGDPEKLVGEDYVYRINGKYGASSILFSGDTRVLEASYDEYEGVVVDPEGLPATPDAFSSILRFSLTHWRRRKKGVWLKLPLERAELVPVAVKEGFQYHHAEPGYVMLTYWIPEGPCMLPANATHHVGVGGFVINQNNEVLVVQEKYCNPAFADLWKLPTGFIHESEEIYQGAVREVKEETGVRNLIDTEFVEVVAFRHAHHLAFEKSDLFFVCMLTPLSADIQVDDFEIQAAKWMPLMEFVEQPLIQGDSMFKKITDICVARLKKRYCGLFPHQLVSAFDRQTSSLYYNDFDAQDSTCASN; from the exons ATGTTGTCACTGATGGAGTTGAAACTATTCGATCCCAAGTCTGTATCTGGGATAGCTCACAGTAGAAGACCTTACTCGAGCGCCTTTTCCAGTTTCAGATATGGAGTTGATGTTAGGTTTTCTCCCAGATTGTGCTCTTGCAGAG GGGCTTTCCCAAGGGTTTTTGTTTCGAGTATTTCAGAGAATGCATACTTGACAAGGAAAGCTATTGCTTCAGGTGACCCAGAAAAACTCGTAGGAGAAGACTATGTTTATCGGATTAATGGAAAATATGGCGCCAGTTCAATTCTGTTTTCTGGAGACACAAGAGTACTCGAAGCTTCTTACGATGAATACGAAGGAGTTGTTGTTGATCCAGAGGGGTTACCTGCTACTCCTGATGCCTTTTCTTCTATCCTTCGTTTTTCTCTTACCCACTGGAGGAGGAGG AAGAAGGGAGTTTGGCTCAAATTGCCGCTGGAACGAGCAGAACTTGTTCCAGTTGCTGTAAAG GAAGGGTTTCAATACCACCATGCGGAGCCAGGATATGTGATGTTAACCTACTGGATTCCTGAGGGGCCTTGCATGCTTCCTGCTAATGCTACTCATCATGTTGGGGTTGGAGGATTCGTCATCAACCAGAACAATGAG GTTCTTGTAGTGCAAGAAAAATACTGCAATCCAGCATTCGCTGATCTTTGGAAATTACCAACTGGTTTCATTCATGAG TCTGAGGAGATTTACCAGGGAGCTGTAAGAGAAGTCAAAGAAGAAACTGGTGTAAGAAACTTG ATTGATACTGAGTTTGTTGAAGTGGTAGCATTCAG GCATGCCCATCATTTGGCTTTTGAGAAGTCAGATTTGTTCTTTGTTTGCATGCTAACTCCCCTATCAGCTGACATCCAggttgatgattttgaaattcagGCAGCCAag TGGATGCCCTTAATGGAGTTTGTGGAGCAGCCGCTCATCCAAGGTGACAGCATGTTCAAGAAAATAACTGATATATGCGTAGCCAGGCTGAAGAAGCGATATTGCGGATTATTTCCTCATCAACTGGTTTCTGCATTTGACAGGCAGACATCGTCCCTCTATTATAATGACTTTGATGCACAAGACTCGACCTGTGCAAGCAACTGA
- the LOC123210481 gene encoding nudix hydrolase 8-like isoform X1, with amino-acid sequence MLSLMELKLFDPKSVSGIAHSRRPYSSAFSSFRYGVDVRFSPRLCSCRGAFPRVFVSSISENAYLTRKAIASGDPEKLVGEDYVYRINGKYGASSILFSGDTRVLEASYDEYEGVVVDPEGLPATPDAFSSILRFSLTHWRRRQKKGVWLKLPLERAELVPVAVKEGFQYHHAEPGYVMLTYWIPEGPCMLPANATHHVGVGGFVINQNNEVLVVQEKYCNPAFADLWKLPTGFIHESEEIYQGAVREVKEETGVRNLIDTEFVEVVAFRHAHHLAFEKSDLFFVCMLTPLSADIQVDDFEIQAAKWMPLMEFVEQPLIQGDSMFKKITDICVARLKKRYCGLFPHQLVSAFDRQTSSLYYNDFDAQDSTCASN; translated from the exons ATGTTGTCACTGATGGAGTTGAAACTATTCGATCCCAAGTCTGTATCTGGGATAGCTCACAGTAGAAGACCTTACTCGAGCGCCTTTTCCAGTTTCAGATATGGAGTTGATGTTAGGTTTTCTCCCAGATTGTGCTCTTGCAGAG GGGCTTTCCCAAGGGTTTTTGTTTCGAGTATTTCAGAGAATGCATACTTGACAAGGAAAGCTATTGCTTCAGGTGACCCAGAAAAACTCGTAGGAGAAGACTATGTTTATCGGATTAATGGAAAATATGGCGCCAGTTCAATTCTGTTTTCTGGAGACACAAGAGTACTCGAAGCTTCTTACGATGAATACGAAGGAGTTGTTGTTGATCCAGAGGGGTTACCTGCTACTCCTGATGCCTTTTCTTCTATCCTTCGTTTTTCTCTTACCCACTGGAGGAGGAGG CAGAAGAAGGGAGTTTGGCTCAAATTGCCGCTGGAACGAGCAGAACTTGTTCCAGTTGCTGTAAAG GAAGGGTTTCAATACCACCATGCGGAGCCAGGATATGTGATGTTAACCTACTGGATTCCTGAGGGGCCTTGCATGCTTCCTGCTAATGCTACTCATCATGTTGGGGTTGGAGGATTCGTCATCAACCAGAACAATGAG GTTCTTGTAGTGCAAGAAAAATACTGCAATCCAGCATTCGCTGATCTTTGGAAATTACCAACTGGTTTCATTCATGAG TCTGAGGAGATTTACCAGGGAGCTGTAAGAGAAGTCAAAGAAGAAACTGGTGTAAGAAACTTG ATTGATACTGAGTTTGTTGAAGTGGTAGCATTCAG GCATGCCCATCATTTGGCTTTTGAGAAGTCAGATTTGTTCTTTGTTTGCATGCTAACTCCCCTATCAGCTGACATCCAggttgatgattttgaaattcagGCAGCCAag TGGATGCCCTTAATGGAGTTTGTGGAGCAGCCGCTCATCCAAGGTGACAGCATGTTCAAGAAAATAACTGATATATGCGTAGCCAGGCTGAAGAAGCGATATTGCGGATTATTTCCTCATCAACTGGTTTCTGCATTTGACAGGCAGACATCGTCCCTCTATTATAATGACTTTGATGCACAAGACTCGACCTGTGCAAGCAACTGA
- the LOC123210481 gene encoding nudix hydrolase 8-like isoform X3, which produces MLSLMELKLFDPKSVSGIAHSRRPYSSAFSSFRYGVDVRFSPRLCSCRGAFPRVFVSSISENAYLTRKAIASGDPEKLVGEDYVYRINGKYGASSILFSGDTRVLEASYDEYEGVVVDPEGLPATPDAFSSILRFSLTHWRRRQKKGVWLKLPLERAELVPVAVKEGFQYHHAEPGYVMLTYWIPEGPCMLPANATHHVGVGGFVINQNNEVLVVQEKYCNPAFADLWKLPTGFIHESEEIYQGAVREVKEETGIDTEFVEVVAFRHAHHLAFEKSDLFFVCMLTPLSADIQVDDFEIQAAKWMPLMEFVEQPLIQGDSMFKKITDICVARLKKRYCGLFPHQLVSAFDRQTSSLYYNDFDAQDSTCASN; this is translated from the exons ATGTTGTCACTGATGGAGTTGAAACTATTCGATCCCAAGTCTGTATCTGGGATAGCTCACAGTAGAAGACCTTACTCGAGCGCCTTTTCCAGTTTCAGATATGGAGTTGATGTTAGGTTTTCTCCCAGATTGTGCTCTTGCAGAG GGGCTTTCCCAAGGGTTTTTGTTTCGAGTATTTCAGAGAATGCATACTTGACAAGGAAAGCTATTGCTTCAGGTGACCCAGAAAAACTCGTAGGAGAAGACTATGTTTATCGGATTAATGGAAAATATGGCGCCAGTTCAATTCTGTTTTCTGGAGACACAAGAGTACTCGAAGCTTCTTACGATGAATACGAAGGAGTTGTTGTTGATCCAGAGGGGTTACCTGCTACTCCTGATGCCTTTTCTTCTATCCTTCGTTTTTCTCTTACCCACTGGAGGAGGAGG CAGAAGAAGGGAGTTTGGCTCAAATTGCCGCTGGAACGAGCAGAACTTGTTCCAGTTGCTGTAAAG GAAGGGTTTCAATACCACCATGCGGAGCCAGGATATGTGATGTTAACCTACTGGATTCCTGAGGGGCCTTGCATGCTTCCTGCTAATGCTACTCATCATGTTGGGGTTGGAGGATTCGTCATCAACCAGAACAATGAG GTTCTTGTAGTGCAAGAAAAATACTGCAATCCAGCATTCGCTGATCTTTGGAAATTACCAACTGGTTTCATTCATGAG TCTGAGGAGATTTACCAGGGAGCTGTAAGAGAAGTCAAAGAAGAAACTGGT ATTGATACTGAGTTTGTTGAAGTGGTAGCATTCAG GCATGCCCATCATTTGGCTTTTGAGAAGTCAGATTTGTTCTTTGTTTGCATGCTAACTCCCCTATCAGCTGACATCCAggttgatgattttgaaattcagGCAGCCAag TGGATGCCCTTAATGGAGTTTGTGGAGCAGCCGCTCATCCAAGGTGACAGCATGTTCAAGAAAATAACTGATATATGCGTAGCCAGGCTGAAGAAGCGATATTGCGGATTATTTCCTCATCAACTGGTTTCTGCATTTGACAGGCAGACATCGTCCCTCTATTATAATGACTTTGATGCACAAGACTCGACCTGTGCAAGCAACTGA